In Pseudobythopirellula maris, a single window of DNA contains:
- the bioF gene encoding 8-amino-7-oxononanoate synthase — protein sequence MPPHPSLAWIDDELLRWEEAGLRRRPSIRSAPQGETTVVDGRALVNFGSNDYLGLAGDPRLAEAAARAAAEFGWGAGASALVSGRSAVHAELERRLAQHEGAEAALLFPSGFAANAGTVAALVGRGDAVYSDAKNHASLIDGCRLSSAERFVYPHNDPAALDAMLAQRQRFRRRLIVTDTLFSMDGDLAPLSELAELARRHDAMLLVDEAHATGVWGANGRGVVEHAAASDTAIEETAIVRIGTLSKALGSAGGFVVGSQSLIDWLANRARSYVFSTATPAPVAAAAIAALDIVREEPQRRIDLLRRAARLSRRLRERGWDLGPPKPGPETEIASQVIPIIVGDVDAAMRLSAALREAGFFVPAIRPPTVPEGEAMLRLSLCASHSEESIDRLVEALGSPQLPGA from the coding sequence ATGCCCCCCCACCCCTCGCTTGCCTGGATCGACGATGAACTCCTCCGCTGGGAGGAGGCCGGGCTGCGCCGTCGCCCGTCGATCCGCTCCGCCCCGCAGGGCGAGACCACCGTGGTCGACGGCCGCGCGTTAGTGAATTTCGGCTCGAACGATTATCTCGGCTTGGCGGGCGACCCGCGGCTCGCCGAGGCGGCCGCCCGGGCGGCCGCCGAGTTTGGCTGGGGGGCGGGCGCCAGCGCGCTCGTCTCGGGCCGCTCGGCGGTACACGCCGAGCTCGAACGCCGACTCGCCCAGCACGAGGGCGCCGAGGCCGCGCTCCTGTTCCCCAGCGGATTCGCCGCGAACGCCGGAACGGTGGCCGCCTTGGTCGGCCGCGGCGACGCCGTCTACTCCGACGCCAAGAACCACGCCAGCCTGATCGACGGCTGCCGGCTCTCGAGCGCCGAGCGGTTTGTTTACCCTCACAACGACCCGGCAGCGCTCGACGCGATGCTCGCTCAGCGGCAACGCTTCCGCCGCCGGCTGATCGTCACTGATACGCTTTTCAGCATGGACGGCGACCTTGCCCCGCTCTCGGAACTTGCCGAGCTCGCCCGCCGCCACGACGCCATGCTGCTGGTCGACGAGGCCCACGCCACCGGCGTGTGGGGCGCCAATGGCCGGGGCGTCGTGGAGCACGCCGCCGCCTCGGACACGGCGATCGAAGAGACCGCCATCGTCCGCATTGGCACGCTGAGCAAGGCGCTCGGCTCGGCGGGAGGCTTTGTCGTGGGCAGCCAATCGCTCATCGATTGGCTGGCGAATCGGGCGCGGAGCTACGTCTTCTCGACCGCCACGCCGGCGCCCGTGGCGGCCGCGGCGATCGCCGCGCTCGACATCGTCCGCGAAGAGCCGCAACGCCGAATCGACCTGCTCCGCCGCGCCGCCCGGCTGTCGCGACGGCTGCGCGAGCGCGGCTGGGATCTCGGACCCCCTAAGCCCGGGCCCGAGACCGAGATCGCCAGCCAAGTTATACCGATCATCGTCGGTGACGTCGACGCGGCGATGCGGTTGAGCGCTGCGCTGCGTGAGGCGGGGTTCTTCGTCCCGGCGATCCGCCCCCCCACCGTGCCCGAAGGCGAGGCCATGTTGCGGCTGAGCCTGTGCGCCTCGCACAGCGAAGAGTCGATCGACCGCCTGGTCGAGGCGCTCGGCTCGCCTCAGCTACCTGGCGCCTGA
- a CDS encoding rhomboid family protein, whose product MGIYERDYERASGGGFGGGSFDKGGFGSWSTNAKLLVAIGVVYAAQLLFTPWFSELFGLHGGWYREPWRVFELLTYGFLHSERDLKHILFNAIAIFFFGRAIEMRYGSREYLWIFLSAVVFSGAVWSIANIAEGSPNALLVGASGGISALLLLFALNFPRQQVLIWGVLPVPAWLLAVLFIGMDVMGAVNRSGNVAYTAHLGGALFGFLYFKFGWRLTDLVGDGLKIPSFKRRPKLRVHREEPEPQANADDLKVDEILEKIQRHGQDSLTSKERKTLERASQRYKQRRP is encoded by the coding sequence ATGGGCATCTACGAACGCGACTACGAACGCGCCTCGGGGGGCGGCTTTGGCGGAGGAAGCTTCGACAAGGGCGGCTTCGGCTCCTGGTCGACCAACGCCAAGTTGCTCGTGGCGATCGGCGTCGTCTACGCCGCCCAGTTGCTCTTCACCCCTTGGTTCTCTGAGCTCTTCGGACTCCACGGCGGATGGTACCGTGAGCCGTGGCGGGTGTTCGAGCTGCTCACCTACGGGTTCTTGCACTCCGAGCGCGACCTGAAGCACATCCTGTTCAACGCGATCGCGATCTTCTTCTTCGGCCGCGCGATCGAGATGCGTTACGGCTCACGCGAATACCTCTGGATTTTTCTCTCGGCGGTGGTGTTTTCCGGGGCTGTCTGGAGCATCGCCAACATCGCCGAAGGAAGTCCGAACGCGTTGCTCGTGGGCGCCTCGGGCGGCATATCGGCGTTGCTTTTGCTGTTCGCCCTGAACTTCCCGCGGCAGCAAGTCCTCATCTGGGGCGTGCTGCCGGTGCCCGCCTGGCTGCTGGCGGTGCTGTTCATCGGCATGGACGTGATGGGCGCGGTGAATCGCTCCGGCAACGTGGCCTACACGGCCCACCTGGGGGGCGCGCTGTTTGGGTTCCTCTACTTCAAGTTCGGCTGGCGGCTGACCGACCTCGTGGGCGACGGCCTCAAGATCCCCTCGTTCAAGCGCCGCCCCAAGCTGCGCGTCCACCGCGAAGAGCCCGAGCCCCAGGCCAACGCGGACGACCTGAAGGTCGACGAGATCCTCGAGAAGATCCAGCGCCACGGCCAGGACAGCCTGACGTCCAAAGAGCGCAAGACACTCGAACGGGCGAGCCAGCGGTACAAGCAGCGGCGCCCCTGA
- a CDS encoding DUF6677 family protein, protein MTNSPQPGDGRPYADLELKNRYLAGFLAWLVPGLGHLYQGRTGKGLLYAICILGTFVFGFYVGDGKVAYATPLTVDVGGIKGRVTQLVDRWQFICQSGIGAVAIPGLVERDRMLKNEPPLMGGWFRPPRTAGPGVEISSVDAVGNQVLHPGELAKWTYDLGYYFDLGTVYTVIAGMLNVIVIYDACCGPMVVHHEPKKSKKPGGKKAEGEDPGGAAN, encoded by the coding sequence ATGACCAATTCCCCCCAGCCCGGCGACGGGCGGCCGTACGCCGACCTCGAACTAAAGAACCGCTACCTGGCGGGTTTCTTGGCTTGGCTCGTGCCCGGCCTGGGCCACCTGTACCAAGGACGCACCGGCAAGGGGCTGCTCTACGCGATCTGCATCCTCGGCACGTTCGTGTTCGGCTTCTATGTCGGCGACGGCAAGGTCGCCTACGCCACGCCGCTCACCGTCGACGTCGGCGGGATCAAGGGCCGGGTCACCCAGTTGGTCGACCGTTGGCAATTCATCTGCCAGTCGGGCATCGGCGCGGTGGCGATCCCCGGACTCGTCGAACGAGACCGCATGCTGAAGAACGAGCCGCCGCTGATGGGCGGCTGGTTCCGCCCGCCGCGCACCGCGGGCCCCGGCGTGGAGATCAGCTCGGTCGACGCCGTCGGCAACCAAGTGCTCCACCCCGGCGAGCTGGCCAAGTGGACCTACGACCTCGGTTACTACTTCGACTTGGGAACCGTCTACACGGTGATCGCCGGCATGCTGAACGTGATCGTCATCTACGACGCCTGCTGCGGTCCGATGGTCGTCCACCACGAGCCGAAGAAGAGTAAGAAGCCCGGCGGCAAAAAAGCCGAAGGCGAAGACCCCGGCGGCGCGGCGAACTAA
- a CDS encoding sulfotransferase-like domain-containing protein, translating into MAEQPRLATAPPPDTDRRSAICVAMWSGPRNISTALMRSWESRPDTVVCDEPLYAHYLATTGRSDHPGHQETLRSGSADWRAVTRRLVPPPPEGFSIYYQKHMAHHLLPSIELDWTERLVNCLLIREPREMLTSLLEFLPHPTVEDTGLPQQVKLLEHLGERTGQAPPVVDGRDVLDDPRGVLGVLCERLGVVFDEAMLRWEPGPRDSDGPWGPYWYDKVYKTTSFGRYRPKDDAVPERLLPVLQECESLYERLAPLRLRAPRQSPPAAGETLTS; encoded by the coding sequence ATGGCCGAACAACCCCGTCTCGCGACAGCTCCCCCGCCCGACACCGATCGCCGGTCGGCGATTTGTGTCGCCATGTGGTCCGGGCCGCGGAACATCTCGACCGCGCTGATGCGGTCGTGGGAGAGCCGGCCCGACACGGTCGTCTGCGACGAGCCGCTCTACGCGCATTACCTGGCGACGACCGGCCGCAGCGATCACCCCGGTCACCAGGAGACGCTCCGCTCGGGATCGGCCGACTGGCGGGCCGTCACGCGGCGGCTGGTTCCCCCGCCGCCCGAAGGCTTCTCGATCTACTATCAGAAGCACATGGCCCACCACCTGCTCCCGAGCATCGAGCTGGACTGGACCGAGCGGCTCGTCAATTGCTTGCTGATCCGCGAGCCCCGCGAGATGCTAACCTCGCTGCTCGAGTTCCTGCCGCACCCCACGGTCGAAGACACCGGTCTGCCCCAGCAGGTCAAGCTGCTGGAGCACCTCGGTGAGCGGACCGGCCAGGCGCCGCCGGTCGTCGACGGCCGCGACGTGCTGGACGATCCGCGGGGCGTGCTGGGCGTGTTGTGCGAGCGGCTCGGCGTCGTGTTCGACGAGGCGATGCTCCGCTGGGAGCCCGGGCCGCGCGACAGCGACGGGCCTTGGGGCCCCTACTGGTACGACAAGGTCTACAAGACCACCTCCTTCGGCCGCTACCGACCGAAGGACGACGCCGTGCCGGAGCGCCTGCTCCCCGTGCTCCAGGAGTGCGAATCGCTCTACGAGCGGCTGGCGCCGCTGCGTCTGCGAGCCCCTCGCCAGAGCCCTCCCGCTGCGGGGGAGACGCTTACCTCGTAA
- a CDS encoding aminotransferase class IV — protein MLQKFDERNRDLIVNIAGRLEHRDRAGVSPFDSVVQGGDAVWEGLRLYDGRIFKLDEHLDRLRKSALALAFAAIPTHEEIIQEIRRTLEANGMRDGVHIRLTLTRGVKVTSGMDPRLNQSGPTLIVLAEFKAPVYDKSGLKLVTSTWRRPAPDVLDPLVHHNNLLNSILAKIQANAAGADDALMLDPRGFVAETNATHVFVAAGGAVLTPRLVACPAGITRTTVLGLCEEAGVAYSERDLSLTGVYSADEMFCTGTMGELAPVVEVDGRPIGAGGAGPVYERLSRAFQELTAREGVCVVD, from the coding sequence ATGCTGCAGAAATTCGACGAACGCAATCGCGACCTGATCGTCAACATCGCCGGCCGGCTCGAGCACCGCGACCGCGCGGGGGTCAGCCCCTTCGACTCGGTGGTCCAAGGGGGCGACGCCGTCTGGGAAGGGCTGCGGCTGTACGACGGGCGGATCTTCAAGCTCGACGAGCACCTCGACCGGCTGCGCAAGTCGGCCCTCGCGCTGGCTTTCGCGGCGATCCCCACGCACGAGGAGATCATCCAAGAGATCCGTCGCACGCTCGAGGCCAACGGCATGCGCGACGGGGTCCACATCCGCTTGACCCTCACGCGCGGCGTAAAGGTCACCAGCGGCATGGACCCCCGGCTCAACCAGTCGGGGCCGACGCTGATCGTGCTAGCCGAGTTCAAGGCGCCGGTCTATGACAAGTCGGGGCTCAAGCTCGTCACGTCGACCTGGCGGCGGCCGGCGCCGGACGTGCTCGACCCGCTCGTGCACCACAACAACTTGCTGAACTCGATCCTGGCCAAGATCCAGGCCAACGCCGCCGGAGCCGACGACGCGCTGATGCTCGACCCGCGCGGGTTCGTGGCGGAAACGAACGCCACCCACGTGTTCGTGGCGGCGGGCGGCGCGGTCCTCACGCCGCGGTTGGTCGCCTGCCCGGCGGGGATCACCCGCACCACGGTCCTCGGCCTGTGCGAGGAGGCGGGCGTCGCTTACTCGGAGCGCGACCTCTCGCTCACCGGCGTCTACAGCGCGGACGAGATGTTCTGCACCGGCACGATGGGCGAGCTGGCGCCCGTGGTCGAGGTCGATGGCCGGCCGATCGGCGCCGGCGGCGCCGGCCCGGTGTACGAGCGGCTCTCTCGGGCGTTCCAAGAGCTGACCGCACGCGAGGGCGTGTGCGTGGTAGATTAG
- a CDS encoding zf-HC2 domain-containing protein — MNHHTTNPTNGGGMPVDAELLSAFVDGELSPDDAARVDEALRTSAEARSLVDDFRRLRSVMDAPAGVSLNRDLAPAVLQQAHAEREEAEWSGGIGASFGGSSRGWVWGGVAAAAALFISFFGAPQGKQAPQAGAPSAGAVASHNAARSARAVPVSLANDPRLVRVMQANPGMRLVSVRATPEGRRSIERLLASQGIALARGRQAAVAPQLVNADRAGLIVETSSAPSLAETEDDEFVLVDADNRQVQTLLDKMHSEQGELFQVEEDRVWSRPEEISATADASSLETIQAPGAVSPNTEPFFSKQAADTEMAASESRVASSLPPASQAAPAAPSQAYRIQLRVRFKPGAASTPATPQAGASSTVAVSSRAAPTPRSRVLIVFRNAGEQP, encoded by the coding sequence ATGAATCACCACACCACCAACCCGACCAACGGCGGCGGCATGCCGGTCGACGCCGAGCTGCTCAGCGCGTTTGTTGACGGCGAGCTGTCGCCCGACGACGCCGCCCGCGTGGACGAGGCCCTGCGCACCAGCGCCGAGGCGCGGTCGTTGGTCGACGATTTCCGCCGTCTGCGGTCCGTGATGGACGCGCCTGCCGGCGTGTCGTTGAACCGCGACCTGGCGCCCGCTGTTCTCCAACAGGCTCACGCCGAGCGGGAAGAGGCGGAGTGGTCGGGCGGCATCGGGGCGTCGTTCGGCGGCTCCTCGCGCGGCTGGGTTTGGGGCGGCGTGGCCGCGGCCGCGGCTTTGTTCATCTCCTTCTTCGGCGCCCCCCAGGGGAAGCAGGCGCCCCAGGCCGGCGCCCCCTCCGCCGGCGCCGTGGCGAGCCACAACGCCGCCCGCTCGGCGCGCGCCGTGCCCGTTTCGCTCGCCAACGACCCCCGGCTGGTGCGGGTCATGCAAGCCAACCCGGGCATGCGGCTGGTGAGCGTGCGCGCCACGCCCGAAGGCCGCCGCTCGATCGAACGACTCCTCGCCTCGCAAGGCATCGCGCTCGCCCGCGGCCGCCAAGCGGCCGTCGCGCCGCAGCTGGTCAACGCCGATCGGGCCGGCCTGATCGTTGAGACTTCTTCGGCGCCGAGCCTCGCCGAGACCGAAGACGACGAGTTCGTGCTCGTCGACGCCGACAACCGTCAGGTGCAGACCTTGCTCGACAAGATGCACAGCGAGCAGGGCGAGCTCTTCCAGGTCGAGGAGGACCGGGTCTGGAGCCGCCCCGAGGAGATCTCCGCCACGGCCGACGCTTCGAGCCTAGAGACCATCCAGGCGCCCGGCGCCGTCTCGCCAAACACGGAGCCCTTCTTTAGCAAGCAGGCAGCCGACACGGAGATGGCGGCCTCCGAGTCGCGCGTGGCGAGCAGCCTCCCGCCCGCTTCCCAAGCCGCGCCGGCCGCGCCGTCGCAGGCTTACCGCATCCAATTGCGGGTGCGTTTTAAGCCGGGCGCCGCGTCCACGCCCGCGACTCCGCAAGCCGGCGCCTCGTCGACAGTCGCCGTCTCCAGCCGCGCGGCGCCCACACCGCGTTCGCGGGTGCTGATCGTCTTCCGCAACGCCGGCGAGCAGCCCTGA
- a CDS encoding sugar phosphate isomerase/epimerase family protein has product MPNLRIGLPTRSLRLPLRQALLKAAELGADGVEIDARNELRVADFSQTAVRQFRKTLSDLGLELAAVAFPTRRGYDDPSELDRRVLATQQAMTLAYKLGARTVVGRVGRIDEDGERRERLVGSLELLAAHGERVGARLAAQTGAESGAALRSLLEELPEQGVGVAFHPGELLLGGYDPQEALEELAPHITYVQAGDAVHDFAERRVVEVELGRGSVQAPELLGALEERGYDGWVTVDRREGQNPAGDLGDAIAYLRAL; this is encoded by the coding sequence GTGCCAAACCTCAGGATCGGCCTGCCAACCCGCTCGCTGCGTCTGCCGCTCCGCCAGGCGCTGCTAAAAGCCGCCGAATTAGGGGCCGACGGCGTCGAAATCGACGCCCGCAACGAGCTGCGCGTCGCCGACTTCTCGCAAACCGCGGTGAGGCAGTTCCGCAAAACGCTGAGCGACCTCGGGCTAGAGCTGGCGGCCGTGGCGTTCCCCACCCGACGCGGCTACGACGACCCGAGCGAGCTCGACCGCCGCGTTCTGGCGACCCAGCAGGCGATGACGCTGGCCTACAAGCTCGGCGCCCGCACGGTGGTTGGCCGCGTGGGGCGGATCGACGAAGACGGCGAGCGCCGCGAGCGGCTCGTCGGCTCGCTCGAGCTGCTGGCGGCCCACGGCGAACGCGTTGGCGCCCGGCTGGCCGCCCAGACCGGCGCCGAGAGCGGAGCGGCGTTGCGTTCGCTTCTGGAAGAGTTGCCCGAGCAGGGCGTGGGCGTCGCCTTCCACCCGGGCGAGCTGCTGCTGGGTGGGTACGACCCGCAGGAAGCGCTGGAGGAGTTGGCCCCACACATCACGTACGTGCAGGCGGGCGACGCGGTGCACGACTTCGCCGAGCGACGCGTGGTCGAGGTCGAGCTCGGCCGTGGCAGCGTGCAGGCGCCCGAACTCCTGGGCGCGCTCGAGGAGCGCGGCTACGACGGCTGGGTCACGGTCGACCGCCGCGAGGGACAAAACCCGGCGGGCGACTTGGGCGACGCGATCGCGTATCTCCGCGCACTGTAG
- a CDS encoding CDGSH iron-sulfur domain-containing protein: MADVKINMAANGPLLVKGPFELIDSEGNSFTVDASKPAITLCRCGQSARQPFCDGSHKSCEFVCDPKAS; the protein is encoded by the coding sequence ATGGCTGACGTAAAGATCAACATGGCCGCCAACGGCCCGCTCCTGGTGAAGGGCCCGTTCGAGCTGATCGACTCGGAGGGCAACTCGTTTACCGTCGACGCCAGCAAGCCGGCGATCACCTTGTGCCGCTGCGGCCAATCGGCGCGTCAGCCTTTCTGCGACGGCTCGCACAAGTCGTGCGAATTCGTCTGCGACCCGAAGGCTTCTTAG
- a CDS encoding glycoside hydrolase family 43 protein — protein sequence MPATPRLLLRVTVLLCLLTGPSLAEPWVADPGDGTYRNPVLFADYSDPDVVRVGDDFYMTASSFSCVPGLPILHSRDLVEWELIGHAVDRLPERFNQPQHGNGIWAPSIRHHDGWFWIFVGDPDWGILMTKSKSPTGPWSPLHVVKEGKGLIDPCPLWDDDGRAYLVHAYANSRSGRKSIIVAREMAPDGSRLIGEEHLVIDGRNDVHPTIEGPKFYKRDGWYYILAPAGGVKPGWQLAARSKAPLGPYEVRRVLEQGTTDINGPHQGGWVSLENGEDWFLHFQDRGAYGRIVHLNPVRWVDGWPEMGVDLDGNGVGEPVETHAAPGVGADWSVADPQTSDDFDGPLGLQWQWHGNPAPDWGSVTERPGWLRLHGVEPPAGDLTEVVTQLLQKFAAPAFSATTRLEFSPAADGSSTAGLVVLGLEHAAIVVRKDDEGLRIEQFSNKVAGAGGEDRVHGSVALDPSPAEQAAVWLRVNVEPGALCRFSYSTDGESYHDLGQPFHATPGRWIGAKVGLFCLGKNAQADFDWFEVE from the coding sequence ATGCCTGCTACGCCCCGGCTGCTTCTCCGTGTAACGGTGCTGCTGTGCCTGCTGACCGGCCCCTCGCTGGCCGAGCCGTGGGTCGCCGACCCGGGAGACGGGACCTACCGCAACCCGGTGCTGTTCGCCGACTACTCCGACCCGGACGTGGTGCGCGTGGGCGACGACTTCTACATGACGGCGTCGAGCTTCAGCTGTGTGCCGGGGCTGCCGATCCTGCACTCGCGCGACCTGGTGGAGTGGGAGCTCATCGGCCACGCCGTCGACCGGCTGCCCGAACGCTTCAACCAGCCGCAGCACGGCAACGGCATCTGGGCGCCCTCGATCCGCCACCACGATGGCTGGTTCTGGATCTTTGTGGGCGACCCCGACTGGGGCATCCTGATGACCAAGTCGAAGAGCCCCACCGGGCCGTGGTCGCCGCTGCACGTCGTGAAGGAAGGCAAAGGGCTGATCGATCCCTGCCCGCTGTGGGACGACGACGGCCGGGCCTACCTCGTGCACGCCTACGCCAACAGCCGCTCCGGGCGCAAGTCGATCATCGTCGCCCGCGAGATGGCGCCCGACGGCAGTCGCCTGATCGGCGAAGAGCACCTGGTGATCGACGGCCGCAACGACGTGCACCCGACGATCGAGGGCCCGAAGTTCTACAAGCGCGACGGCTGGTACTACATCCTGGCCCCGGCCGGCGGGGTGAAGCCGGGCTGGCAGCTCGCCGCCCGCTCCAAGGCGCCGCTTGGGCCCTACGAAGTGCGACGCGTGCTCGAGCAAGGGACGACCGATATCAACGGCCCCCACCAAGGAGGCTGGGTCTCGCTCGAGAACGGCGAGGACTGGTTCCTCCACTTCCAAGACCGCGGCGCCTACGGACGCATCGTCCACCTCAACCCGGTCCGCTGGGTCGACGGCTGGCCCGAGATGGGCGTCGACCTCGACGGCAACGGCGTGGGCGAACCGGTCGAAACGCACGCCGCGCCGGGCGTCGGCGCCGATTGGTCGGTGGCCGACCCGCAAACCTCCGACGACTTCGACGGCCCGCTCGGCTTGCAGTGGCAGTGGCACGGCAACCCCGCGCCCGACTGGGGCTCGGTCACCGAGCGGCCCGGTTGGCTGCGGCTGCACGGCGTCGAGCCGCCGGCGGGCGACCTGACGGAGGTCGTCACGCAGCTGCTGCAAAAGTTCGCCGCCCCCGCCTTCTCCGCCACCACACGACTGGAGTTCTCGCCCGCCGCCGACGGCTCGTCCACAGCGGGCCTGGTGGTGCTGGGACTCGAGCACGCCGCGATCGTTGTGCGTAAGGACGACGAGGGCCTCCGCATCGAGCAGTTCAGCAACAAAGTGGCCGGCGCCGGTGGCGAGGACCGCGTCCACGGCTCGGTCGCTCTTGATCCGTCGCCTGCGGAGCAAGCGGCGGTGTGGCTGCGTGTGAACGTCGAACCGGGCGCCCTCTGCCGGTTCAGCTACAGCACCGACGGCGAGAGCTACCACGATCTCGGCCAACCATTCCACGCCACCCCCGGCCGCTGGATCGGCGCCAAGGTCGGCCTGTTCTGCTTAGGCAAGAACGCCCAGGCGGACTTCGACTGGTTCGAAGTCGAGTGA
- a CDS encoding secondary thiamine-phosphate synthase enzyme YjbQ, translating to MMWKQRQVQLPAMARGFHLITRHLLDEMPEISGIETGLLHVFIQHTSASLTLNENADPDVRTDLESSFSAIAPESFPYTHTCEGPDDMPAHVKASLLGASLSIPIGGGRLLLGTWQGITLCEHRDHAGPRRLVLTLSGETRV from the coding sequence ATGATGTGGAAACAACGTCAGGTGCAGCTGCCCGCAATGGCGCGTGGTTTTCACCTCATCACTCGCCATCTTCTCGACGAGATGCCCGAAATCAGCGGGATCGAGACCGGCCTGCTGCACGTGTTCATCCAGCACACCTCGGCGTCGCTGACGCTCAACGAGAACGCCGATCCCGACGTGCGGACCGATCTCGAATCGTCATTCTCGGCGATCGCCCCCGAGTCTTTTCCGTACACGCACACTTGTGAGGGACCGGATGACATGCCGGCCCACGTGAAGGCCTCGCTGCTGGGCGCCTCGCTGTCGATCCCCATCGGCGGCGGGCGGCTGCTGCTCGGCACGTGGCAGGGGATCACCCTCTGCGAACACCGCGACCACGCCGGCCCCCGGCGCCTTGTGCTCACGCTCAGCGGCGAAACCCGCGTCTGA
- a CDS encoding antibiotic biosynthesis monooxygenase family protein — MITVGMNYHTLPGKQQEFEEKFAAVIGALEAADGHTSSTLWKDTADDASYLITSEWSDEQAFRDFISSDAFRAVTSWGKEQILSGRPQHKVYKH; from the coding sequence ATGATTACGGTTGGTATGAACTACCACACCTTGCCGGGCAAGCAGCAAGAGTTTGAGGAGAAGTTTGCGGCGGTGATCGGCGCTCTCGAGGCGGCCGACGGGCACACCAGCAGCACGCTCTGGAAGGACACGGCCGACGACGCCTCGTACCTGATCACGAGCGAGTGGAGCGACGAGCAGGCGTTCCGCGACTTCATCAGCAGCGACGCGTTTCGCGCGGTCACGAGCTGGGGCAAGGAGCAAATCCTCTCCGGCCGGCCTCAGCACAAGGTCTACAAGCACTGA
- a CDS encoding RNA polymerase sigma factor: MVATPRTADGQPDDGPLIDATLAGDSEAYGNLVRRHQERLFQSLLRITGSAEEAEDVAQEAFVQAFVKLETFQRTARFYTWLYRIAFNLAVSKSRKRRPRVSLSVVQEASGLEPIDEGCAPDAPLAQGERAELLREAIAEMADDHREVLLLREFEGCDYQQIAEALSVPVGTVRSRLFRARMHLREKLAPLLQEDMESD; this comes from the coding sequence TTGGTCGCAACCCCACGCACCGCCGATGGCCAACCCGATGACGGCCCGCTGATCGACGCCACTTTGGCAGGCGACTCGGAAGCGTACGGCAACCTTGTGAGGCGGCACCAGGAGCGATTGTTCCAATCCCTGCTGCGAATCACCGGCTCGGCCGAAGAGGCCGAGGACGTGGCCCAAGAGGCGTTCGTGCAAGCCTTCGTCAAACTCGAAACGTTCCAACGCACGGCGAGGTTTTACACCTGGCTCTACCGCATCGCGTTCAACCTGGCGGTGAGCAAGAGCCGCAAGCGGCGGCCGCGGGTGTCGCTCAGCGTTGTGCAAGAGGCGAGCGGCCTGGAGCCGATCGACGAGGGCTGCGCGCCCGACGCGCCACTCGCCCAAGGCGAGCGCGCCGAGCTGCTGCGTGAGGCGATCGCCGAGATGGCCGACGATCATCGCGAGGTGCTCCTGCTGCGTGAGTTCGAGGGCTGCGATTACCAACAGATCGCCGAGGCGCTCAGCGTGCCGGTCGGCACCGTGCGGAGCCGGTTGTTCCGCGCCCGGATGCACCTGCGAGAGAAGCTGGCGCCCTTGCTGCAAGAAGACATGGAAAGCGACTGA
- a CDS encoding TIGR01777 family oxidoreductase, producing the protein MHDARAVAISGATGLVGSALASSFEQDNIPVRRLVRRDARDATREICWDLARGRIDADALAEVDGVVHLAGKNLTDARWSDKVKRAIRASRVEGTRLLCEGIARAPKKPRVLCCASAVGFYGDTGAMWVDEESPAGEGFLAETCQEWEEATRPAWEAGVRVVQVRLGIVLSKQGGALKLMLPIFRSGAGGVLGDGEQYMSWITLVDVVRAIRFVLDHDLVHGAVNLAAPNPVTNRDFTKTLGAVLGRPTVLPAPKFALRMAMGEMADEMLLSGARVRPGRLAEHGFQFEHSRLDRALEEILHS; encoded by the coding sequence ATGCACGACGCCCGAGCCGTGGCGATCAGCGGCGCGACCGGCCTGGTGGGCTCGGCGCTCGCGTCGTCGTTCGAGCAAGACAACATCCCCGTGCGAAGACTCGTTCGCCGCGACGCCCGCGACGCCACGCGAGAGATCTGCTGGGACCTTGCCAGAGGACGCATCGACGCCGACGCCCTCGCCGAGGTCGACGGCGTGGTCCACCTGGCGGGCAAGAACCTGACCGACGCACGCTGGTCTGACAAGGTGAAGCGGGCGATCCGCGCCAGCCGCGTCGAAGGGACCCGGCTGCTCTGCGAGGGCATCGCCCGGGCGCCCAAGAAGCCGCGGGTCCTTTGCTGCGCGTCGGCCGTCGGCTTCTACGGCGACACCGGCGCGATGTGGGTCGACGAGGAATCGCCCGCCGGCGAAGGCTTCCTGGCCGAGACCTGCCAGGAGTGGGAAGAGGCGACCCGCCCGGCGTGGGAGGCGGGGGTGCGGGTCGTGCAGGTGCGGCTCGGGATCGTGCTCTCCAAGCAGGGCGGCGCGCTGAAGCTGATGCTGCCGATCTTCCGCAGCGGCGCCGGCGGTGTGCTCGGCGACGGCGAGCAGTACATGAGCTGGATCACCCTCGTCGACGTGGTCCGAGCCATACGCTTCGTGCTCGACCACGACTTGGTGCACGGGGCCGTGAACCTGGCGGCGCCGAACCCGGTGACCAATCGCGATTTCACCAAGACGCTCGGCGCAGTGCTCGGCCGGCCGACCGTGCTGCCGGCGCCGAAGTTCGCCTTGCGGATGGCGATGGGCGAGATGGCCGACGAGATGCTCCTGTCCGGCGCCCGCGTACGACCGGGCCGACTGGCCGAGCACGGCTTCCAGTTCGAACACTCGCGGCTCGACCGGGCGCTGGAAGAGATCCTGCACAGCTGA